One Pedomonas mirosovicensis genomic region harbors:
- a CDS encoding NfeD family protein, producing the protein MARARVALWVRQRWGLAALALLLLSAGFAAAQGGSKGVASRAGEAVALHVDGAIGPATADYLSKGMAAARDRRAALLILRIDTPGGLDTVMRAIIRNILASPIPVACYVSPSGARAASAGTFILYACHVAAMAPGTNVGAATPVAIGGGGGGGGRAPDDDGDTKQGSAPSAGERKAINDAVAYIRSLADLRGRNADWAEQAVREAASLPAEAALQQGVIDVIARDMPDLLAQIDGREVLVEQERRRLQTAGLALVELAPDWRTRALGAITDPNIAYLLLMVGLYGLIFEFLTPGTFVPGVIGGLCLLVGLFALNLLPINTAGILLLLAGIGLLVAEGYAASFGILGIGGIAAIAVGSLLLFDAEVPGFALSRGLVLAVTVLSAGFLALVARVGWRAHRRRAAMGDAALHGTTAQVLWWSGNRGEVLWQGERWQAHASQPLAPGQVARVQGREGLVLFVEAAAAEPGAPVPPSPGRS; encoded by the coding sequence GTGGCACGCGCGAGGGTGGCGCTGTGGGTTCGCCAGCGGTGGGGGCTGGCGGCGCTTGCCCTCCTGCTGCTGTCTGCAGGATTTGCCGCAGCACAGGGAGGCAGCAAAGGCGTGGCCTCGCGTGCGGGCGAAGCCGTGGCGCTGCATGTTGACGGCGCCATCGGCCCGGCGACCGCTGATTACCTCTCCAAGGGCATGGCGGCGGCGCGCGACCGTCGCGCTGCGCTGCTGATCCTGCGGATCGATACGCCCGGTGGGCTCGACACGGTGATGCGCGCCATCATTCGCAACATTCTCGCCTCGCCCATTCCGGTTGCCTGCTATGTGAGCCCCAGCGGCGCGCGGGCGGCAAGCGCCGGCACCTTTATTCTCTACGCTTGCCATGTGGCTGCCATGGCTCCCGGCACCAATGTGGGCGCGGCGACGCCCGTGGCGATTGGCGGCGGGGGTGGCGGCGGGGGCCGAGCACCGGATGACGACGGCGACACCAAGCAGGGCAGCGCGCCCAGCGCGGGGGAGCGCAAGGCGATCAACGATGCGGTGGCCTATATCCGCAGCCTGGCCGACCTGCGCGGCCGCAATGCCGACTGGGCGGAGCAGGCGGTACGCGAGGCCGCCAGCCTGCCGGCCGAGGCCGCGCTCCAGCAGGGCGTGATCGACGTCATTGCACGGGATATGCCGGACCTCCTGGCGCAGATCGACGGCCGGGAGGTGCTGGTGGAGCAGGAGCGGCGGCGCCTGCAAACAGCGGGCCTTGCGCTGGTCGAACTCGCGCCCGACTGGCGCACCCGCGCGCTTGGGGCCATCACCGACCCCAACATCGCCTACCTGTTGCTGATGGTCGGCCTCTATGGTCTGATCTTCGAATTTCTCACGCCCGGCACGTTCGTGCCCGGCGTCATCGGCGGGCTGTGCCTGCTGGTCGGGCTGTTCGCGCTCAACCTGTTGCCCATCAACACTGCGGGCATCCTTCTGCTGCTGGCCGGCATCGGCCTGCTGGTGGCGGAAGGCTACGCCGCCTCCTTCGGCATTCTGGGAATAGGGGGCATCGCCGCCATCGCGGTCGGCTCGCTGCTGCTGTTCGATGCCGAGGTGCCCGGCTTTGCCCTGTCGCGCGGGCTGGTGCTGGCGGTCACCGTGCTGAGCGCGGGGTTTCTGGCGCTGGTGGCGCGGGTGGGGTGGCGGGCCCACCGGCGCCGGGCCGCCATGGGCGATGCGGCGCTTCATGGCACCACGGCGCAGGTTCTGTGGTGGTCCGGCAACAGAGGCGAGGTGCTGTGGCAGGGCGAGCGCTGGCAGGCCCATGCCAGCCAGCCCTTGGCGCCGGGGCAGGTGGCGCGGGTGCAGGGGCGCGAGGGGCTGGTGCTGTTCGTGGAGGCGGCCGCTGCCGAACCCGGCGCGCCGGTGCCGCCTTCGCCGGGAAGGAGCTGA